The Agromyces mangrovi genome contains a region encoding:
- a CDS encoding aspartate carbamoyltransferase catalytic subunit, translated as MRHLLSTRDLGRDRAIELLDIAEDMAAVQQREVRKLPTLRGRTVVNLFFEDSTRTRVSFEAAAKRLSADVITFSAKGSSVSKGESLKDTAQTLQAIGADAVVVRHQASGAPQTLATSGWIDAGVVNAGDGTHEHPTQALLDAFTMRRRLHGDASRGRGLDGARVVIVGDVLHSRVARSNVWLLDALGAEVTLVAPPTLLPVDVSAWPARVGYDLDAAIDSGPDAVMMLRVQAERMHAAFFPNSREYSRTWGLDDARFARLPRTTMVMHPGPMNRGFEIAASAADSAQSTVLEQVANGVSVRMAALYLLLSGEREVAA; from the coding sequence ATGAGGCACCTGCTCTCCACGCGCGACCTCGGCCGTGACCGGGCGATCGAGCTGCTCGACATCGCCGAGGACATGGCCGCCGTGCAGCAGCGCGAGGTGCGGAAGCTCCCGACGCTGCGCGGCCGCACCGTCGTGAACCTCTTCTTCGAGGACTCCACGCGCACCCGCGTCTCGTTCGAGGCCGCGGCCAAGCGCCTCTCGGCCGACGTCATCACGTTCAGCGCGAAGGGCTCGAGCGTCTCCAAGGGCGAGAGCCTGAAGGACACGGCGCAGACGCTGCAGGCGATCGGCGCCGATGCGGTCGTGGTGCGCCACCAGGCATCCGGCGCGCCCCAGACCCTCGCGACGAGCGGCTGGATCGACGCGGGCGTCGTGAACGCCGGCGACGGCACCCACGAGCATCCGACCCAGGCACTGCTCGACGCGTTCACCATGCGCCGCCGGCTGCACGGCGATGCCTCGCGCGGTCGCGGGCTCGACGGCGCGCGCGTCGTGATCGTCGGCGACGTGCTGCACTCGCGCGTGGCCCGCTCGAACGTCTGGCTGCTCGACGCGCTGGGCGCCGAGGTCACGCTCGTGGCCCCGCCGACGCTGCTGCCGGTCGACGTCTCGGCGTGGCCCGCGCGGGTCGGCTACGACCTCGACGCGGCGATCGACTCGGGCCCCGACGCGGTCATGATGCTGCGCGTGCAGGCCGAGCGCATGCACGCCGCGTTCTTCCCCAACAGTCGCGAGTACTCCCGCACCTGGGGGCTCGACGACGCCCGGTTCGCACGGCTGCCGCGGACTACCATGGTCATGCATCCGGGGCCGATGAACCGGGGTTTCGAGATCGCGGCGTCGGCCGCCGACTCGGCCCAGTCCACGGTGCTCGAACAGGTTGCGAACGGAGTTTCGGTGAGAATGGCTGCCCTGTACCTGCTGCTGTCCGGTGAGCGGGAGGTGGCCGCGTGA
- a CDS encoding dihydroorotase — protein MTRTLIRGATLVDGTRGDLLLDDGRIAETGSVTDASGATVIDADGLLALPGLVDLHTHLREPGFEQSETVLTGSRAAAAGGYTAVFPMANTSPVADTAGVVEQEFRLGEDAGYVTVQPIGAVTVGLAGERLAELGAMAASRAKVRVFSDDGLCVWDPLLMRRALEYVKAFDGVIAQHAQEPRLTEGAQMNEGALSGELGLRGWPAVAEEAIIARDALLAEHVGSRLHVCHLSTAGSVEVVRWAKARGIRITAEVTPHHLLLTDDLVASYDARYKVNPPLRTAEDVEALRDALADGTIDIVATDHAPHPAESKECEWDAAANGMVGLESALSVVHEAMVETGRFGWEDVARVMSSAPARIGSLAGHGHALETGAPAELALYDPEVRAEFGVGSLAGRSRNSPYLGRTLPGRVVATFHRGVPTVLDGEVRPADEVAGGARG, from the coding sequence GTGACCCGCACGCTCATCCGCGGCGCCACCCTGGTCGACGGCACGCGGGGCGACCTGCTGCTCGACGACGGGCGCATCGCCGAGACCGGTTCGGTGACGGATGCCTCGGGTGCGACGGTCATCGACGCCGACGGCCTGCTGGCCCTGCCCGGCCTCGTCGACCTGCACACGCACCTGCGCGAGCCCGGGTTCGAGCAGAGCGAGACCGTGCTGACCGGCAGCCGGGCCGCCGCTGCGGGCGGCTACACGGCCGTGTTCCCGATGGCGAACACCTCGCCCGTCGCCGACACCGCCGGCGTGGTCGAGCAGGAGTTCCGCCTCGGCGAGGACGCCGGCTACGTCACCGTGCAGCCCATCGGCGCCGTGACGGTGGGTCTCGCGGGGGAGCGGCTCGCCGAGCTCGGCGCGATGGCAGCCTCGCGAGCGAAGGTGCGCGTGTTCTCCGACGACGGCCTGTGCGTCTGGGACCCGCTGCTCATGCGACGCGCGCTCGAGTACGTCAAGGCCTTCGACGGCGTCATCGCGCAGCACGCGCAGGAGCCGCGCCTGACCGAGGGCGCGCAGATGAACGAGGGCGCCCTGTCCGGCGAGCTCGGCCTGCGCGGCTGGCCCGCGGTCGCCGAGGAGGCGATCATCGCGCGCGACGCGCTGCTCGCCGAGCACGTCGGCAGCCGCCTGCACGTCTGCCACCTCTCCACCGCGGGGTCGGTCGAGGTCGTCCGCTGGGCGAAGGCCCGGGGCATCCGCATCACCGCCGAGGTCACCCCGCACCACCTGCTGCTCACCGACGACCTGGTCGCCAGCTACGACGCCCGCTACAAGGTCAACCCGCCGCTGCGCACCGCCGAGGACGTGGAGGCGCTGCGCGACGCGCTGGCCGACGGCACGATCGACATCGTCGCGACCGACCACGCCCCGCACCCCGCCGAGTCGAAGGAGTGCGAGTGGGATGCCGCGGCGAACGGCATGGTCGGGCTCGAGTCCGCCCTGTCGGTCGTGCACGAGGCCATGGTCGAGACCGGCCGGTTCGGCTGGGAGGACGTGGCGCGCGTGATGTCGTCCGCTCCCGCGAGGATCGGCAGCCTGGCCGGCCACGGGCACGCGCTCGAGACGGGCGCGCCCGCCGAGCTCGCGCTCTACGACCCGGAGGTGCGTGCCGAGTTCGGCGTCGGCTCGCTCGCGGGCCGCAGCCGCAACTCGCCGTACCTCGGTCGCACCCTGCCGGGGCGCGTGGTGGCGACGTTCCACCGCGGCGTGCCGACGGTGCTCGATGGCGAGGTGCGTCCGGCCGACGAGGTCGCAGGAGGTGCCCGTGGATAA
- the pyrR gene encoding bifunctional pyr operon transcriptional regulator/uracil phosphoribosyltransferase PyrR, producing MAVRHVLQQADIERALTRIAHEILESNRGVDDLVILGIPTRGVMLAARIAEIIRRIEPNAPAALAGSLDVTMYRDDLSHTRTRTPAPTDVPVGIDDRTVVLVDDVLYSGRTIRAALDALADLGRPRAVRLAVLVDRGHRQFPIRADFVGKNLPSAASERINVLLREVDGEDGVTIEGASDEAPALHARPRP from the coding sequence ATGGCTGTGCGCCACGTGCTGCAGCAGGCCGACATCGAACGCGCGCTCACGCGCATCGCCCACGAGATCCTCGAGTCCAACCGGGGCGTCGACGATCTCGTCATCCTCGGCATTCCCACGCGCGGCGTCATGCTCGCCGCCCGCATCGCCGAGATCATCCGTCGCATCGAGCCGAACGCTCCGGCGGCGCTCGCGGGCTCGCTCGACGTGACCATGTACCGCGACGACCTGTCGCACACGCGCACCCGCACGCCGGCGCCGACCGACGTGCCGGTGGGCATCGACGACCGCACCGTCGTGCTCGTCGACGACGTGCTCTACTCGGGTCGCACCATCCGCGCCGCGCTCGACGCGCTCGCCGACCTCGGGCGTCCGCGCGCCGTGCGGCTCGCCGTGCTCGTCGACCGCGGGCACCGCCAGTTCCCGATCCGCGCCGACTTCGTCGGCAAGAACCTGCCGAGCGCGGCGAGCGAGCGGATCAACGTGCTCCTACGCGAGGTCGATGGCGAAGACGGCGTCACGATCGAGGGGGCGAGCGATGAGGCACCTGCTCTCCACGCGCGACCTCGGCCGTGA